One Orrella dioscoreae genomic window carries:
- a CDS encoding FadR/GntR family transcriptional regulator — protein sequence MTQTLTPPDATPGTRPKRKLYEAVFEAIAVDILQGTLPTGSALPTDSALCTRFGVSRTVIREAIQHLSSVGLLDVRHGAGTYINGSRQWDLLDPQLLTMMGRTGTIGFVIDDLLDIRRMFEVEAATLAAKRATPDDIRALEALLVRMRDPATTEQEHVALNLEFHGLLVQASHNRILQGLREQLRGVLTVMMNARHRQADAEMRTVSTAMHQMILDSIRERRPDRAQAVMLAHIQGAERSLQHEPR from the coding sequence ATGACCCAGACCCTGACGCCGCCCGACGCAACGCCCGGGACCCGCCCCAAGCGCAAGCTCTACGAGGCGGTCTTCGAGGCCATCGCGGTCGACATCCTGCAAGGCACGCTGCCCACGGGCTCGGCCCTGCCCACCGACTCCGCGCTGTGCACCCGCTTCGGGGTCAGCCGCACCGTCATCCGCGAAGCCATCCAGCATCTGTCCAGCGTGGGCCTGCTGGACGTACGCCACGGCGCCGGCACCTATATCAATGGCTCGCGCCAGTGGGACCTGCTGGACCCGCAACTGCTGACGATGATGGGCCGCACCGGCACCATCGGCTTCGTCATCGACGATCTGCTGGATATCCGGCGCATGTTCGAAGTGGAAGCCGCCACGCTGGCGGCCAAGCGCGCCACGCCCGACGATATCCGCGCGCTGGAGGCCCTGCTGGTCCGCATGCGGGACCCGGCCACCACCGAACAGGAACACGTGGCGCTGAACCTGGAGTTCCACGGCCTGCTGGTGCAGGCCTCGCACAACCGCATCCTGCAAGGCCTGCGCGAGCAATTGCGCGGCGTGCTGACCGTCATGATGAACGCACGCCACCGCCAGGCCGACGCCGAGATGCGCACGGTGTCGACCGCCATGCACCAGATGATCCTCGACAGCATCCGCGAACGCCGGCCCGATCGCGCCCAGGCGGTGATGCTGGCGCATATCCAGGGCGCGGAGCGCTCGCTGCAGCACGAGCCGCGCTGA
- a CDS encoding Bug family tripartite tricarboxylate transporter substrate binding protein codes for MHKAIKRGLGLLLLLLLLLACGLQASAATAFPDGPVRYMVPAPPGGLIDIMARMVAQGAGDRLKQSVVVENRPGGNTVIGADAVARSAPDGQTWLAVSITLAANATLMPNMSLDVRKDLVPVARLAVTPMGVVVPANSPYRSLDEIVQAAKGGKMLNYGSSGYGTPTHLVTAMMEGVAGIKLNHIPYKGGAPALNDLIGGQLDFIIATLSEAKPFLDSGRLKLLSVTSPERVKAFPEAPTTAEGGYPGLLMEGWTGVMVPAGTPAPVIDRIAEVVLDTAKAPAFVRRAEEMGFVMAPQGPADFKRQFVSEVERLRDLIQTRGIKME; via the coding sequence ATGCACAAGGCAATCAAACGCGGCCTGGGCCTGCTGCTGCTGCTGCTGCTGCTGCTGGCCTGCGGCCTGCAGGCCTCGGCGGCAACCGCCTTTCCCGACGGACCGGTGCGCTACATGGTGCCGGCCCCGCCCGGCGGACTGATAGACATCATGGCGCGCATGGTCGCGCAGGGCGCGGGCGACCGCCTCAAGCAATCGGTGGTGGTCGAGAACCGTCCGGGCGGCAACACCGTCATCGGCGCGGACGCGGTGGCGCGCTCGGCGCCCGATGGCCAGACATGGCTGGCGGTGTCGATCACCCTGGCCGCGAACGCGACGCTCATGCCGAACATGTCGCTGGACGTGCGCAAGGACCTCGTGCCGGTGGCTCGGCTGGCGGTGACGCCGATGGGGGTCGTGGTGCCGGCCAATTCACCGTATCGCTCGCTGGACGAGATCGTGCAGGCGGCCAAGGGCGGCAAGATGCTGAACTACGGCTCGAGCGGATATGGCACGCCCACGCACCTGGTCACCGCCATGATGGAAGGGGTGGCCGGCATCAAGCTGAACCACATTCCCTACAAGGGCGGGGCCCCGGCCCTGAACGATCTCATCGGCGGCCAGCTGGATTTCATCATCGCGACCTTGAGCGAGGCCAAGCCCTTCCTGGACAGCGGCCGGCTGAAGCTCCTGAGCGTGACCAGCCCGGAACGCGTCAAGGCCTTTCCCGAGGCGCCGACGACGGCCGAAGGCGGTTATCCGGGATTGCTGATGGAAGGCTGGACGGGTGTCATGGTGCCGGCGGGCACGCCCGCGCCGGTCATCGACCGCATCGCCGAGGTCGTGCTGGACACGGCGAAGGCACCTGCATTCGTGCGCCGGGCCGAGGAGATGGGCTTCGTCATGGCGCCGCAAGGACCGGCCGATTTCAAGCGCCAGTTCGTGAGCGAAGTGGAGCGCCTGCGCGATCTGATCCAGACGCGGGGCATCAAGATGGAGTAA
- a CDS encoding threo-3-hydroxy-L-aspartate ammonia-lyase — protein sequence MRPEPARAAPAADSPALPTLADVRQAALTLKGVAHRTAVLTSATLNERLGAQVYFKCENFQRMGAFKFRGAYNAIAQLTPAQRRAGVVTYSSGNHAQATALSARLLGAPAVILMPHDSARAKVDATRGYGAEIIIYNRYQDDRETLGRELAAQRGLTMIPPYDHAHIIAGQGTAALELLEEAPGLDLIVTSLGGGGLLAGTALTAKSLAPGCAVAGVEPVSGDDGLRSLKAGHVIRIPPPTGLPEGALATHVGDLNFAVMRRHVDEIVTVSDEDIMLAMRFHAERMKLVVEPTGAMPLAALLQDKLAVRGKRVGIVISGGNVDLSRYATLLAAPA from the coding sequence ATGCGTCCCGAGCCGGCACGCGCCGCCCCTGCGGCAGATTCCCCTGCCCTGCCGACCCTGGCCGACGTGCGCCAGGCCGCCCTCACGCTGAAGGGCGTCGCGCATCGCACGGCGGTGCTCACCAGCGCCACGCTCAATGAAAGACTGGGCGCGCAGGTCTATTTCAAGTGCGAGAACTTCCAGCGCATGGGCGCCTTCAAGTTCCGCGGCGCCTACAACGCCATCGCGCAATTGACGCCCGCGCAGCGGCGCGCTGGCGTCGTGACCTACTCGTCGGGCAACCACGCGCAGGCCACCGCGCTCAGCGCCCGGCTGCTGGGCGCGCCCGCCGTCATCCTGATGCCCCACGACTCCGCACGCGCCAAGGTCGACGCCACGCGCGGCTACGGCGCGGAGATCATCATCTACAACCGCTACCAGGACGACCGCGAGACGCTGGGCCGTGAACTGGCTGCACAGCGCGGCCTGACGATGATCCCCCCCTACGATCACGCCCACATCATTGCCGGCCAGGGCACCGCCGCGCTGGAACTGCTGGAGGAGGCGCCCGGCCTGGACCTGATCGTGACCAGCCTGGGCGGCGGCGGCCTGCTGGCGGGCACCGCGCTGACCGCGAAAAGCCTCGCGCCCGGCTGCGCCGTGGCCGGCGTCGAGCCCGTCAGCGGCGACGACGGACTGCGCTCCCTGAAGGCGGGCCATGTGATCCGCATCCCGCCCCCCACCGGATTGCCGGAAGGCGCGCTGGCCACGCACGTCGGCGACCTGAACTTCGCGGTCATGCGCCGCCACGTCGACGAGATCGTCACCGTCAGCGACGAAGACATCATGCTGGCGATGCGCTTTCATGCCGAGCGCATGAAGCTCGTCGTCGAGCCCACCGGCGCCATGCCGCTCGCCGCGCTGCTGCAGGACAAGCTGGCCGTGCGCGGCAAGCGCGTGGGCATCGTCATCAGCGGCGGCAACGTCGACCTGTCGCGCTACGCCACCTTGCTTGCCGCCCCGGCCTGA